The following DNA comes from Papaver somniferum cultivar HN1 chromosome 4, ASM357369v1, whole genome shotgun sequence.
AAATGGAGCAAAGACTTAGCATCTAGGGTGGCGCATGCAttagaacgaagaagaagaagaagaagaagaagaagaagaagccatcTTAAATCCATGTAGATCCCAAACGATATTCTGATCTAACCTCATGTTTAGCCGCCTGTGCCACTTCATTGAAGAGTATATTATAAAGGGGAGGCAAAAGCTCAGGAGGGATATTATTCACATGCTTGATGACCAAGAGTCCTATACCCTGTGCTTCCTCATTCAAAAGTATTCTCAAGTCACCTACAATGTCCTTTTCTTTACATGATCGAAGCAAAAAATTCTTGAGCTCCTTGATGGGTTTGGTATCCTGGTATCAGGGAAAGAAATAGAACAAGAACTCAGTAAAAAACCATGTAAAATATTACtttgcaacagcagcagcaatgcagtcagaaaaaaaaaaatgcttgCCTTATACCGACCCAAGTTTAGGGCAGTGACAATGGAGTATAGGCAGTCATCATTTTCATCCTCCTCATCTTCTATTTTGACCACGGTACCTACTGTGGTTTGTCCCAGAATCAAGTCTACAAAACCACTCAAGTCCCACTGGTGGTCATCCAGGTAAGTATGCAGCAAAACCTTCACTCCATGGAAGTCTTCAGGTTTTGGACTgaagaagtcaaagtctaattGGACGATTCCCTGTCCAGGTAAACAGATTTGTAAGAAAAGAgaagattaaaattaaaaatctaaAATTACCACTCGAACTTTGATTACcccatcattttcttcttcactgtcATTTTCTACTTCactatcactttcttcttcactggAAGATTCAGAGAGCACACCCTTTCCTTTCATACAACGCTTTTCAATCTCGTCGCCTAAAAAGTAacattttgataaaaagattacCTTACTGAATGTCTAAGATAATTGAAGAAACATAGAACATTCTCAAATGGTATTGGAGTCTAAATCTTTTGGCAGATGATAGCAATATCCCAGTGGCCGAGACGgtaacaagaaaatacaaacaaAGGGAGAAAGTGTTGCAATACCTTGGGATTTGACGGGAGCTTTCTCGTCTGACTTAGAAGAGCTGAGCTGCTTCAATTTGGTGGATTTGCAAGCCATCAAATCAACATTACGGGCAAATGAGGAGAAGCCTAAAGGCCTATGGCGGCGATTAGATGGTCGACGGGTCATAACTTACTTTTCTTTAGGTTGCAAACCAAAAATGACCTGATACAAAGATCAAAAAACATTATGATGatataatctaaaatcttttAGGTGTTTTATACTCATCTTAGAAGGTTAATAATGCACACAGCTGAAATTGCAAGGTTAATAATACGAAGATTAAGAGCGTACACCAAATGCATACAAGACATCATGTTCTAGGAAACCCCATTAGCTTCAACAAACCAAAAACGATATTTTTGCaaccaaaccaaaaaaaaaaatctcattttgtcAAAATGAGATGATTCAACTGATAAGGCTCCCATGAAAATTTCACCAAACGGTAAACAGTCAAATTAAAAAAGTACAGAACCATCAGAGGCTTGGTAATCTTAGCGACAACGGAAACTAGATGTTAGATCAGGTACAACTTACACAAACAAGTTCTAATCTATCCTCAACAACGCAGCAACTAACAGAATAAGTTATTAGGCTCAGCAAAAAGATGAATAAGACTAATTTATAGACAAACATTAATGTTCACCTACTAATATCACCATGATAGGATTACAGAAAACAGATCAAAATGtgttcaatcaacaatcaaaattaGAAAATCATACAATGTCTTCAACATCTCTAAAATCCATCTACTAGGCTTCAAAATCAAATTAACCGTCTCTACTTGAGAGGGTTTATCTTCCAGTGTCACCACCAGATAGCCTGAAGgcttcaaaatcaaattaaacgtTATTCGTGTATGATTATACgagttcttctttttcatctagTTTCTCCTAATTTTGATTGACAGTTCTACAGTTTTCCTTTATAGAAGAAGAAAATGCTTATAGGATCGCTCATAAGCATGAGAACACGTATACAGAAGTTGTACATGACATGTGAGATTTAAATCAAAAACTAGAAAAACAGAGATAGAAAAACCTGACTTCCAATTGATCTGATTCCGGTTTCTTCATGCAAATTGAAGAAAATCATTCCCGGAAGACAACAGTCTCTTACTAATTTGGAATTATTCGGCAAATAAATTCTCTGGTCCAATTCCTACTTGTACATGTTTTTTGAGCAACTTAAATGTTATATTCTTCACCAAAATCAACCTTCTGGTCCAATTCCTCAACAAACTAGAATGCTAAGGTCTCTTACTGAGTTAAGATAATGGATAATCCGCAAACAGTATAACCGGTTCAGTCCTTACTTCTATCAGTAATATAAGCAACCTATACAGATTACAGCTTTATATAAATCAACTTTCTGGAACCATTCCTGGAGAAATCGGAAATCTAAGTTCAGTACTTACTACATTCTATAAACCCTATGTATAGTGCCATGAATATGCTTATTAAATTCACGCTATAGATACAAAACTTGTAACACTTCTCATAATTTAGTTTCCCCACACCTGACTTTAGGGTCAAATTTCAAAAATGCATTTTATCACACAGCATCGAATCTAAAGAGGTAATGCATACTATAAGAACACGATCAACACAAAACTATTTATTACGAATCAAATAGGCATGCACTCCATTTCACAAATGGAGTGGGTCCTCTTTAAATTTTATTGCACATGGGGATGCAAAGGAACACCTTTCAGTGAGAACTTTCCACAAGCTACAAGCACTTATCTAAATTAGGATCAGGTACCTCGAGCCATGTCCAACACCCAGTACCAGGGTGTGCCATTTTGAGGTCGATATGTCAGACACCAACATTCTCACCCCTACAATTGTTGAAAAGATTACAAATATTTCgtatacatttttttttgttgttctttttttttttccgagcATGCTGAAACTCCAAATGTTTCAACAGTATTTGTATGTTTGATAATATGCATGTTGGCACAAACTTTCGCAACACCCAGAGCCACAATcaacagaagaagaaaaggatgTAGCAGTGATAATTTTGAATAAGAAAGGGAAAAAGGCAGATGTCAACAAGGACTCGAATCTGACCACAATGAAGATCATCATTACTAGGTCCATTATTCATTATTCTGGTAAGAATTTATTAAAAGCTAACCTACTCCTAACTCAAACAGAAATACAACTCTTTCAAGATGAAAACTTAAGAAAAATCTGTGTCAAGTTTCGTTTAGCATTTATGAAAAGCTAACCTATTCACATTCACTTTCTGTAACTCACAACTCTTTCAAGATGAAAACTTAAGAAAAATCTGTGTCAAGTTTCATTTTGCATCTATGATTATGTGCATGTCCATctaaccatttttcttctttcattgAGTTGTTACGGTTAGATGATCATCAGCAAACACATTCATAGTCGAATGCATTCTTACTTCATTTTTCCCGGGAATTCTGCACAAATTCCTGGATGTGTTGGAAAAATGAGTTTTTGGGTAAGAACCAAGAACCCATTTTAGGAAATTCTACTTCAATACTGAATGGTGTTCCAAGGATTCAAACCTGTATGAAGCACTGCAATTCAATCAGACCCAAATACTGCCATACAGGATCTTAGGGAAACGCAGAGGACAAACACAGTAAATTATAAGACTAACTGAACTCAACTGAATCTCTGAAACTAGAACTTCAGACACCCAATATTGGAACCATCATAGTATCATAAAGCTTAAACTCAACCTAGGGAGTGGTGAAACATTGGAAGTGTAGCTACTATAATATGACTTACTACATTGCAGAGTCAGTACACAGCCAATGTACGTCAATTTATCGGCCAAAAAGGAAGAAAAGACGATACAAGAAACAAGAACGACAGGAACACTTCAGAAAAAAGCTAGAAAAAATGGGTTTTAGTTACAGTACACAACCAGAGGCAGCACAACCACTTTGTGCAAACGGATGTAGATTCTTTGGAAACAGTAACAACAGCTACGAATGAATTTATGTAGTTAAGTCTTATTAATAGTGATCCTCAACTCAAGAACAATCCCTTTTAGCAAAAGCGGCTTTTTGAGTCCCTAAAATTAACCAAAAGGAAAATAGTTTCAATTGAGATAAAATTTCAAACCTGATGAATTAATATTAGTCTTCACCAACGTCTGCAATTCCTCAGAATCTCCACCCCCAGTTTTTTCTTCAGCGCCTGTTTGAGACaacagaaaattgaacaagggTTTAGGTTTGTTTTTTTATATTCTTATGAAGGGTATTCTCGGTATCCTAACATTATTTGACTAAAAACTAAAAAGCCCTCCTTTCCTTCTCCTCTCTACTGCTCTCCTctgaaatttcatcaacttcttcttgtaaTTAAAGTGTTGAACAAAGAAAAACTGGTGGGTTTCTCATAACATTTTCTATCATTAACTGTGATCTTTGGATTCTGAAGTAGAATAAGGTAATAAAAATcccttattttttttcttttaaacagATTAATGTGCATTTTTTGATCTTCATATTCCTCTGTGTATCCTCAAATTGCTTACTTTGGTGAAGCTGAATGATGTTAAACTCTACTGATTATATTGAATTTAGTAGCTTATGTAAAGAATTAGGATTGGGTTAGGGTTACGGGTGGCGGATTCAGACAGTTCACACCCTTAGCCCTAACTCAGATCATCTACTTTCCAACCCTAATATTTATTTGAATTCATGTCTGGCAATGTAATTGAATCAGATCAATCATGGAGGCGAATCTAAGTCCCACGCAAACACGCAAAAGAAATCTGAAATCGGTGGTGTGGAAGGACTTTGATCtgattgaagaaaatggaaaagagaAAGCAAAGTGTAAACATTGTGGGATGAAGTATAGTTATGATTGTAAAAAAGGTGGAACATCAACTTTACAGCGTCATGTTCGAAAGTGTCACAGGTCCGAGTCGAATCAAAATGGTTTACTACTCTTATCTCAATTGGGTGAGAGGGATTTTATCAATGACAGTGAAGACAAGGTTGTTGAcatggatgaagaagaagaagaagaagataagattgAAGAGGATCCCAGCTTTGAGTATAAACGCAAAAGAAATCGGAAATCTTCGGTGTGGAGTGAATATGATTTGGTTAAACGAGATGGAAAACAGAAAGCGAAGTGTAGACATTGTGGCATTGAGTATCTTCATGATAGTAAAAGAAGTGGGACGTCGACTCTACAACGGCATGTTCGAAAATGTCTCAAGCTTGGGCCAGATGAAATGTCAAAGGGAGCTGTAGCCGCTAATACTGATAGTCCCATACCTCCGAGAGCTAATGTTGGTCAGTTACTGTTACCACAAGTGAGTTGGAATGGTGATACAAGTACTCCATGTGCAGAGAAGGTGAACCATGTAGAGAAGGTAACCCGTGTAGAGAAGATAAACCATGTAGAGAAAGTAAACTGTGTTGAGAAGGTAAATCATGACATCTTTCGTGAAAAAATAGCCATGTCAATTGTAAAACATAACTATCCACTTGATATTGTGGAGCATGAGGGATTTAGAGACATATGCAGCTATCTAAATGCTAATGTTAAGCACATTTCCAGAGACACTGCTCAAGAAGATATTTTTCAATTGCATAAAAAACAAAAGGTTCTCATATTTAAGAGATTATCACCTTCCCCGGGGAATGTATGCCTTACACTAGATTTGTGGAAGTCTGGTACTACAGATGGGTATATATGTTTAGCAGTTCATTTTATAGATCCAGATTGGGTGCTACAgaaattggttttgaactttCTTCATTTGCAAACCCAACAGGAAGACCATGTAACTGCAAGTATGGTGGTTTCTGTGTTAGGTGAATGGGGAAttgaagagaaaatattttctattaCTTCGAATAATTCAGATGTCACATGTGTTAAAGCACTGATGGATCAACTTTATCTGAAGGGTGTTCTGCATAATGCAAGGTCATGTTTCCATGTGCCTTGTTGTGCGCATATTTTGAATCTTATGGTGCAAGAAGGGTTAAGAACAGTTAATGTTGCAGTTGAGAAGGTTCGTGGATCAGTAAAGTATCTTAAAGCTTCCGAAGTAACAAATGCATTGTTCTTACACACTGCTATGAAGTTGGACTTGACACCAACGCGGGATCTATGCCTAGATGTTCCTACAAGGTGGAGTTCCACCTCTAATATGCTCGACAGTTGCATCGCATACCAGAAAGTATTTGAGCATTTAAAGTTAATTGATGAAAACTATCAAGATTGTCCTACTTCAGAAGAGTGGGAGCAAATTGCTGCAGTTTCTAAACTTCTTAAAGCATTTTATGATGTCACAAATATGTTTGCTGGAAGTAAGCGTCCTACAGCAAATGTATATTTCCAAGGAATATGGAAGATTCaaatgattttgaagaaggaaCACAGCAGTTCAAatgaaatcgttaggcttatggCTGATAGAATGCAAATACAGTTCGTCAAATTCTGGACAGTTATCAGTCCAATACTGGCTATAGCAGTTGTTATGGATCCGCGCAGGAAACTTTCATTTGTGGATTTTTGTTACCAAAAGCTGTATCCTGAGACTTACATCCTCGAGGTGAAAAAGGTTCGTGATAAGATGGATTCACTCTACCGACAGTACTCGTCATGCAAGTCCACAGAAATCACAAGCAGCGCAGCAGCTAATATGGGATCAGTTGCTGAAGCAAATTCTACCTTCGATGTAGATGAGATTGGAGAAGATTTACAAGTAAGTCTTTTTTTCGAGTATGATGCTTATAAATGAGTTATGGTTAAAATTTCATCTGTTTGTTGTTGTATACATTTTTGTCTTtactaatttttttctttcttcgttTAGGAATTCGCCTCATTTCAAAGCTTAGATAGGCTGTCACAGATGTCAGAATTAGATTTTTACATTGTAGAACCACCGCTTCCTTTAAATCATGACTTGGACATTCTACATTTTTGGAAATCTCAAGAATATCGATATCCTAACCTTTCACGAATGGCACGCGATATTTTAACCATCCCTATATCAACAGTTGCCTCAGAGTCAGCATATAATAGTGAAGGAAGGGTACTCGACCAACATTGTAGTTCATTGACTCCTGAAATTGCTGAAGCATTGGTAACAACTCGTGATTGGCTATATGGAGTAAGTCTGTAGTGATGCCTTGATGTTTCATATGAAGTACTAGGCCTTGATGTAACTCTCGAGTGTTATTTTTGAATGTCCCGCTCCTTTTCTTTTGAGTTACGTCTGATGAATGTAATCACAATAGGTTGACTAAAAATGACATTCCCCCCTATTTCATGGATAGAGTTATTTGCATCACGGTTGGTAAAAAGTTTTGACAAACACATGCAGTCTACTAAGTTAAACGGCTGAAAAACTCAACCTCATGGATGCAATCGCAAATTTCTACTTAGTATAAGTGTGCTTTATTTTAAATTGGAGCCGTTAAGTATAAGAGTTGTTTCCTTCTGTAAAGGCCAGTTTGTACTTTGTACCACATTCTGTAATCGATTaggttattatttatttatttattcgaagcatgTATCTTGTTAAAAAACTAAAAGGCAATTACACTTGGATATCTGGTACTTATAAAGTCATTTAGTACAACTTTTTAAGAAATATGGAATTGCATGTTCCCATATTATTCCTGAGAGGTTCCCTGATCGGCTTCCATCGGCCTCGTAATATGTCAGTCCATCTGCTGCTTGGTTACCTTTTCTATAATTGTGCTGAATAACGCAAAATGAAATTTGGCGCATTCTCCATTTAATTTCAGCAATCATTCCTGTTAGGTTCCATGGAGGTTCAGCTGAGGAGTTTATGAAGCTCAATAGGTTTCAGAATCTGTCTCAAATAGCACTTTTCCATTGTTGCTCTGTTGTTATTTTAGATGCAATCAATGCAGTCCAGTTTCGGCCTTTAATGTTGTAGTTGTTCCCAATGGTTGTGTAAAAGCTATCAGAATTCTCGAGTTCGAATCCCAGCAAGTAAAACTCGCGCATGCAATCTGATTCCGGGATGGACCAACCTACTGAGGTGGTTGTTGTGGTTATGATGTTATTTGTTAGAGAACTGGTAGGTGGGTCTCCAGGAGAATAATCGGTAGTGTGCATTGCTTTACCCATTCAAATTCCTAATGTTGCAGCTGTAAGGCTCTGATTAAGATGTCTTCAAGCGTTGCGAGCAGTTTTCGATAGATGAGTTCATTTCTGGTTAACGAGGACATCATcattctacttgaggttagtaattaaAATTGACTTGATCTTGCttccattcctaatgtatctttcaagtcagattatattgaaaacataacacgcgaagttgtatataatactctagtggttagacttggtcatatcattatgatcaaagtgtcaaggaacttattgaattacgaagtataagcGCTtgtcttttggaacttcgtaaatatgacatcaacgtaatctttgtatttagttacttgattatgtgtaagatatagGTATAATTTCACCCTAAGAATCGATATTTTATGACATTTGTTTAAATGAActacatatatgaacttgtttcatagtcgAAAGGAAATCATAATTGGTCagattctttattgaatatcttttgaatgaccaatacaagatgacaaggtagaacgtatcttaacttgttgagatttgaagtataaccggtcatagcctatattgtgtaGCATGttttaatcggtcacaagctacctttttGAAGCAAgatgtaatcgatcacaagctaattTAGGAAGTTAATTGTAATCGGTCACATGTTACTTTTGGAACCACGGTGTAACGGATCACAAGCTAACTTGGGAAGTAAGatgtaaccaatcacaagcttcatacgggaagcaaggtgtaacctgtCACAACCtggtttgggaagcatggtataaccgatcacaacttacattgtgggTCATGCTAGAACCGATCCCagtgagcaaaaccgagtttcaaaTATTCACATCTCTTTTTGTTTTGTGTGAAGCTTGGAAGTAGGGTTTgttgagaaacttctagatgacAATATTATTTAACATGtatataactcttatcattaattgttcaaagatattcgtttatactcaaggtgatcccataccgaaaaattgaaaagcatttaattatgattttcataatatatgttttaattacagcaattaaagcatatcctctggaaaatattattagttaacgTGCTAgaataataatagaagttttctaagggAGTTTTTGGGAATATGGTTTGGTATTTAGttagaaataggaaaaccgaaattaggtactttaatgactatcttgagaatattttcggttttggaatttccttgttgtacaaacaactttggtctataaatacttgagtttgcatttcttgcaaactatcctaagagccaagaAAACTTTaaacttgttgtttctggtggatccgtctatttggacaggaaagtaccataattaggcaaaatctcttacgaccgcccgtttaaagacttttgtgggatcaagaaactcgcgggtaccgttggtgggaaacttgataattacattgttattttagtttttgattattgatttgactgACTCAACgttgttgtaactttgattgcacctagtttgattattcttgatagctttctcttctgacataagggtcactaaaactagatcaaagtatcaacgGTATCTTTAGAACAATCttcagatctaaagacatcttgtgataattcattgttaacagactttgttctgtgcgtg
Coding sequences within:
- the LOC113275557 gene encoding protein BCCIP homolog, which translates into the protein MTRRPSNRRHRPLGFSSFARNVDLMACKSTKLKQLSSSKSDEKAPVKSQGDEIEKRCMKGKGVLSESSSEEESDSEVENDSEEENDGGIVQLDFDFFSPKPEDFHGVKVLLHTYLDDHQWDLSGFVDLILGQTTVGTVVKIEDEEDENDDCLYSIVTALNLGRYKDTKPIKELKNFLLRSCKEKDIVGDLRILLNEEAQGIGLLVIKHVNNIPPELLPPLYNILFNEVAQAAKHEPTYFKFKVHLLITRIYKLNNANQRKGTSKNDSDEPILYVWPEDEVFHKLSLWSFTFPLRSRPTDEMKNYNPMGLVMALEAKKVPTFQKELQSLISES
- the LOC113275556 gene encoding zinc finger BED domain-containing protein RICESLEEPER 2-like isoform X1; translated protein: MEANLSPTQTRKRNLKSVVWKDFDLIEENGKEKAKCKHCGMKYSYDCKKGGTSTLQRHVRKCHRSESNQNGLLLLSQLGERDFINDSEDKVVDMDEEEEEEDKIEEDPSFEYKRKRNRKSSVWSEYDLVKRDGKQKAKCRHCGIEYLHDSKRSGTSTLQRHVRKCLKLGPDEMSKGAVAANTDSPIPPRANVGQLLLPQVSWNGDTSTPCAEKVNHVEKVTRVEKINHVEKVNCVEKVNHDIFREKIAMSIVKHNYPLDIVEHEGFRDICSYLNANVKHISRDTAQEDIFQLHKKQKVLIFKRLSPSPGNVCLTLDLWKSGTTDGYICLAVHFIDPDWVLQKLVLNFLHLQTQQEDHVTASMVVSVLGEWGIEEKIFSITSNNSDVTCVKALMDQLYLKGVLHNARSCFHVPCCAHILNLMVQEGLRTVNVAVEKVRGSVKYLKASEVTNALFLHTAMKLDLTPTRDLCLDVPTRWSSTSNMLDSCIAYQKVFEHLKLIDENYQDCPTSEEWEQIAAVSKLLKAFYDVTNMFAGSKRPTANVYFQGIWKIQMILKKEHSSSNEIVRLMADRMQIQFVKFWTVISPILAIAVVMDPRRKLSFVDFCYQKLYPETYILEVKKVRDKMDSLYRQYSSCKSTEITSSAAANMGSVAEANSTFDVDEIGEDLQEFASFQSLDRLSQMSELDFYIVEPPLPLNHDLDILHFWKSQEYRYPNLSRMARDILTIPISTVASESAYNSEGRVLDQHCSSLTPEIAEALVTTRDWLYGVSL
- the LOC113275556 gene encoding zinc finger BED domain-containing protein RICESLEEPER 3-like isoform X2 gives rise to the protein MEANLSPTQTRKRNLKSVVWKDFDLIEENGKEKAKCKHCGMKYSYDCKKGGTSTLQRHVRKCHRSESNQNGLLLLSQLGERDFINDSEDKVVDMDEEEEEEDKIEEDPSFEYKRKRNRKSSVWSEYDLVKRDGKQKAKCRHCGIEYLHDSKRSGTSTLQRHVRKCLKLGPDEMSKGAVAANTDSPIPPRANVGQLLLPQVSWNGDTSTPCAEKVNHVEKVTRVEKINHVEKVNCVEKVNHDIFREKIAMSIVKHNYPLDIVEHEGFRDICSYLNANVKHISRDTAQEDIFQLHKKQKVLIFKRLSPSPGNVCLTLDLWKSGTTDGYICLAVHFIDPDWVLQKLVLNFLHLQTQQEDHVTASMVVSVLGEWGIEEKIFSITSNNSDVTCVKALMDQLYLKGVLHNARSCFHVPCCAHILNLMVQEGLRTVNVAVEKVRGSVKYLKASEVTNALFLHTAMKLDLTPTRDLCLDVPTRWSSTSNMLDSCIAYQKVFEHLKLIDENYQDCPTSEEWEQIAAVSKLLKAFYDVTNMFAGSKRPTANVYFQGIWKIQMILKKEHSSSNEIVRLMADRMQIQFVKFWTVISPILAIAVVMDPRRKLSFVDFCYQKLYPETYILEVKKVRDKMDSLYRQYSSCKSTEITSSAAANMGSVAEANSTFDVDEIGEDLQVPWRFS